A genomic stretch from Flavobacterium humidisoli includes:
- a CDS encoding glycoside hydrolase family 97 protein, which translates to MRLNKKAALLFFVILSVFSLQAQEITSPDKNLSLKFELKEGGIPSYQLSYKQKPVIKPSSLGLELKNNASFMDGFTITNTAQSSVDENWNPVLGEEKTIRNHYNELVVTLAQAKNNNRFIRIRFRLFNDGLGFRYEFPKQNDLNYFVIKEERTEFQLAGNHKIFWIPGDYDTNEYAYTTSKISEIPSLMKKATIEINAQHPIKELSVQTPSMMKSNDGLYINIHEAGLINYPAMYLEVDAKTNKMTSHLAPDAVGAKGYMQTDAQTPWRTIVVSDKATDILASKLILNLNEPTSYKDVSWIKPVKYIGIWWEYFVAGRSTWAFGKENNVKMTDDFTKLTPNGKHGATTERAKEYIDFASKNGFDAILIEGWNIGWEDWIGNWKEDVFDFVTAYPDFDVKAVHAYAASKGVKIIMHHETSGSATNYERRLDRAFQFMNDNGYDAVKTGYVGQIIPRGEHHDGQWMVNHYINVAKRAADYKIMINSHEAVRPTGLNRTFPNWIAQESARGTEFESMGGLAPDHTTILPFTRLMGGPMDYTPGIFQTDLSYYGTGSSQRVNTTLVKQLAYYVTMYSPLQMAADIPGNYERFPDAFQFIKDVAVDWDNSYILEAEPGDYITIARKAKGKNEWFIGGITDENARTANISFDYLPAGKNFIATIYADAKDANWNQNPQKYTVTKVIVNSKSKLKQYLAPGGGVAISIKEGNSAELKGLKKL; encoded by the coding sequence ATGCGTTTGAACAAAAAAGCAGCGCTTTTATTTTTTGTTATCCTAAGTGTATTTTCACTTCAGGCACAAGAAATAACTTCGCCAGACAAAAACCTTTCTCTAAAATTTGAGTTAAAAGAAGGCGGCATTCCGTCTTACCAATTATCATACAAACAGAAACCAGTTATTAAACCAAGTTCTTTAGGTTTAGAACTTAAAAACAATGCTTCGTTTATGGATGGTTTTACCATTACAAATACAGCACAATCTTCTGTGGATGAAAATTGGAATCCAGTTTTAGGAGAAGAAAAAACAATTCGCAATCATTACAACGAATTGGTTGTCACTTTAGCGCAAGCGAAAAACAACAATAGATTTATCCGCATTCGTTTCCGTTTATTTAACGACGGATTGGGATTTAGATATGAATTTCCTAAACAAAATGACCTGAATTATTTTGTAATTAAAGAAGAACGCACCGAATTTCAATTGGCTGGAAATCATAAAATTTTCTGGATTCCAGGAGATTATGACACCAACGAATATGCTTATACAACTTCGAAGATTTCAGAAATCCCTTCTTTGATGAAAAAAGCTACGATTGAGATTAATGCACAGCATCCAATCAAAGAATTGTCCGTACAAACACCATCAATGATGAAGTCTAATGATGGTTTATATATCAACATTCACGAAGCAGGATTAATTAACTATCCCGCAATGTATCTTGAAGTTGATGCTAAAACCAACAAAATGACAAGTCATTTGGCGCCCGATGCCGTTGGTGCAAAAGGCTATATGCAGACTGATGCTCAAACACCTTGGAGAACTATTGTGGTGAGTGATAAAGCAACTGATATTTTAGCTTCAAAATTAATTTTAAACCTTAACGAACCAACCAGTTATAAAGATGTTTCATGGATTAAACCAGTAAAATACATCGGAATTTGGTGGGAATATTTCGTTGCAGGAAGAAGTACGTGGGCTTTCGGGAAAGAAAACAACGTAAAAATGACAGATGATTTTACGAAACTTACTCCAAATGGAAAACATGGAGCTACAACAGAACGTGCAAAAGAATACATAGATTTTGCTTCTAAAAATGGCTTTGATGCAATCCTTATCGAAGGTTGGAACATTGGTTGGGAAGACTGGATTGGCAATTGGAAAGAAGATGTTTTTGATTTTGTAACTGCATATCCTGATTTTGATGTAAAAGCGGTTCATGCGTATGCAGCTTCAAAAGGGGTGAAAATTATCATGCATCATGAAACCTCTGGATCGGCTACCAATTATGAGCGTCGTCTAGATCGTGCTTTTCAATTTATGAATGATAACGGTTATGATGCTGTAAAAACAGGTTATGTAGGGCAGATTATTCCGCGTGGCGAACATCATGACGGACAATGGATGGTAAATCATTACATCAACGTTGCGAAACGTGCTGCCGATTATAAAATTATGATTAACAGTCACGAAGCCGTTCGACCAACAGGATTAAACCGAACTTTTCCAAACTGGATTGCTCAGGAATCAGCGCGCGGTACTGAGTTCGAATCTATGGGAGGATTAGCTCCAGATCACACTACAATTTTACCATTTACCCGCTTAATGGGAGGTCCAATGGATTATACCCCAGGAATTTTCCAGACCGATCTTTCGTATTATGGAACAGGAAGTTCACAACGAGTGAATACCACTTTAGTAAAACAATTAGCTTACTATGTAACTATGTACAGTCCGCTGCAAATGGCTGCTGATATTCCGGGGAATTATGAGCGTTTTCCAGATGCATTTCAGTTCATTAAAGATGTGGCTGTAGATTGGGATAACAGTTATATTCTTGAAGCCGAACCTGGAGATTATATTACAATTGCCCGTAAAGCAAAAGGCAAAAACGAATGGTTTATTGGCGGAATTACAGATGAAAATGCCAGAACAGCCAATATTTCATTTGATTATTTACCCGCTGGAAAAAACTTCATTGCTACCATTTATGCCGATGCTAAAGATGCCAATTGGAATCAGAATCCACAGAAATATACCGTTACTAAAGTGATCGTAAACTCAAAAAGCAAATTGAAGCAGTATTTAGCTCCAGGAGGAGGTGTTGCTATCAGCATCAAAGAAGGAAATTCTGCAGAATTAAAGGGATTGAAAAAATTATAA
- a CDS encoding alpha-amylase family glycosyl hydrolase, producing the protein MKSNSNIFLALLLSIAFVSCSSSEENPKPEPNPGTENEYQQYGSSFDKVAANEDAVIYQVNVRSFSPEGNLKGVQKRLGDIQKLGANVIYLMPIYPVGKIKTAGKLGSPYSIKDYKAVNSDYGTLEDLRALVTEAHSKNMAVILDWVANHTSWDNQWITAHPDWYQKDASGNITIPPGTNWQDVAQLNYTNAEMKKAMIDAMSYWVYNANIDGFRCDAADFVPMNFWSEAISKIRKIKNQRMILMAEGTRVNHFDAGFDYTFGFAYFGALEKVFSEAQPASYLQTESSKEYGQLDASRRIVRYTTNHDVNLSDGTPLELFGGKKGSLAAFVIASSMKSVPMIYNGQEIGYSKRIDYFDNVPIDWSTADNDMLLEYQKIIAFRNSSEALRKGKLTGYSSNEASVFTMETTNDKVLIVANIKNKSIKYTAPIALTNTNWKDALTGSTISIGTEINLEAYQYLILKKE; encoded by the coding sequence ATGAAGTCTAACTCCAACATTTTTCTTGCTTTACTGCTTTCAATAGCTTTTGTGTCGTGCAGTTCTTCTGAAGAAAACCCTAAACCAGAGCCAAATCCAGGGACAGAAAACGAATATCAGCAGTATGGATCTTCATTTGATAAAGTGGCAGCCAACGAAGATGCCGTAATTTATCAGGTAAATGTGCGCTCTTTTAGTCCTGAAGGAAACTTAAAAGGTGTTCAGAAACGACTTGGAGATATTCAGAAACTAGGTGCCAATGTCATTTATCTGATGCCTATTTATCCTGTTGGAAAAATAAAAACAGCCGGAAAATTAGGCTCCCCTTATTCTATTAAGGACTACAAAGCTGTTAATTCTGATTACGGAACATTAGAAGATCTTCGCGCTTTAGTTACAGAAGCACACAGCAAAAATATGGCGGTGATTTTAGACTGGGTTGCCAATCATACTTCTTGGGACAATCAATGGATAACGGCTCATCCTGATTGGTACCAAAAAGATGCCAGCGGAAACATTACCATTCCGCCTGGAACAAACTGGCAAGATGTGGCGCAGTTAAATTACACCAATGCAGAAATGAAAAAAGCTATGATTGATGCCATGTCATATTGGGTTTACAATGCCAACATTGATGGCTTTAGATGTGATGCAGCCGATTTTGTTCCGATGAATTTCTGGTCAGAGGCGATTTCTAAAATACGTAAAATCAAGAACCAAAGAATGATATTAATGGCAGAAGGTACTAGAGTAAATCATTTTGATGCAGGATTCGATTATACTTTTGGTTTTGCTTATTTCGGCGCTTTAGAAAAAGTATTTTCAGAAGCTCAGCCTGCAAGTTATCTTCAAACTGAAAGCTCTAAAGAATATGGACAGTTGGATGCTTCAAGAAGAATTGTACGTTATACCACAAATCACGACGTGAATCTTTCTGACGGAACTCCACTTGAACTTTTTGGAGGAAAAAAAGGTTCTCTTGCGGCTTTTGTAATTGCATCAAGCATGAAATCTGTTCCTATGATTTATAATGGTCAGGAAATTGGGTACAGCAAACGCATCGATTATTTTGACAACGTCCCTATCGATTGGTCTACTGCAGATAATGACATGCTTTTGGAATATCAGAAAATAATTGCCTTTAGAAATTCAAGTGAAGCGCTTCGAAAAGGAAAACTGACAGGCTACAGCAGTAACGAGGCAAGCGTTTTTACAATGGAAACGACAAATGACAAAGTCTTAATTGTAGCCAATATTAAAAATAAATCTATTAAATACACGGCTCCAATTGCTTTGACTAATACCAACTGGAAAGATGCATTAACTGGAAGTACAATTTCTATTGGTACAGAAATTAATTTAGAAGCTTACCAATATTTAATACTTAAAAAAGAATAA
- a CDS encoding SusE domain-containing protein, which yields MKKYINKFATLLALVMVVTSCESDAELTVLKSVSFPAAITSSASKIVLTEDTADETATTISWSDVAFPIEAPVLYTVQFDLPANTSGNKAWLNAKVFEAGNDVLSKSFTVRDLNKIATDLGIQPNADGKLAVRVVAAMDRNIYSEPIEITVTPYEKAVVFGEIYMPGDYQGWAVETAAALTAIEKGVYQGYMTAEGTALAFKLNTARTWAEFYGAGATNEDLVRMDDDNLFLPSAGSYQIKVNLNSLKWSATAYAWGIVGTSQAGGWDNSTPMSYDHQTKTWKVTADLVPGALKFRLNNKWDVNYGPADESKNVITKDNAGAYTISEAGTYEVTFTIDETDPNTNGYPATATCTIVKK from the coding sequence ATGAAAAAATATATAAATAAATTCGCAACATTACTTGCATTAGTAATGGTGGTTACCTCTTGTGAATCTGACGCAGAATTAACCGTTTTAAAATCGGTTAGTTTCCCTGCAGCCATTACATCTTCTGCAAGCAAAATTGTACTTACAGAAGATACAGCCGACGAAACTGCAACAACTATTTCTTGGTCTGATGTTGCTTTCCCGATTGAAGCTCCCGTTTTATATACGGTTCAGTTTGATTTGCCAGCAAATACTTCTGGTAATAAGGCATGGTTAAATGCTAAAGTGTTTGAAGCAGGAAACGATGTTTTGAGTAAATCTTTTACTGTTCGTGATTTGAATAAAATTGCAACCGATTTAGGAATCCAGCCAAACGCAGACGGAAAATTAGCTGTAAGAGTCGTGGCTGCCATGGATAGAAATATTTATTCAGAACCTATTGAGATAACGGTAACTCCTTATGAAAAAGCAGTTGTTTTTGGCGAAATTTATATGCCTGGTGATTATCAAGGTTGGGCGGTCGAAACTGCTGCAGCTTTAACAGCAATAGAAAAAGGAGTCTATCAAGGATACATGACTGCTGAAGGTACTGCATTAGCATTCAAATTAAATACAGCCAGAACTTGGGCTGAATTTTATGGTGCTGGTGCTACTAATGAAGATTTAGTTAGAATGGATGATGACAATTTGTTTCTTCCAAGTGCAGGTTCGTACCAAATTAAAGTAAATTTGAACTCGCTAAAATGGTCTGCAACTGCTTATGCATGGGGAATTGTCGGAACTTCTCAAGCGGGAGGATGGGACAACAGCACACCAATGAGCTATGATCATCAAACTAAAACATGGAAAGTAACAGCAGACTTAGTTCCTGGAGCATTGAAATTCAGATTGAACAACAAATGGGATGTAAATTATGGCCCTGCTGATGAGTCTAAAAATGTTATTACTAAAGATAATGCAGGTGCTTACACCATTTCTGAGGCAGGAACCTATGAAGTTACCTTCACGATTGATGAAACCGATCCAAACACAAATGGCTATCCTGCAACAGCAACTTGCACTATAGTTAAAAAATAA
- a CDS encoding RagB/SusD family nutrient uptake outer membrane protein: MKLKNIFIAGSICFFALTACTDLDENVYDKYPASDFYGSPQGADIALAGVYGQIPGNWNGVGYAGADLGWYDLNSMCVDDQVIPHRNTGDWSTEFAILFKHQWLPTDEVVRNTWNWLYVSVFNANLAIKLLEDSKADASKIAEAKVLRAFFYYLLIDDFGNVPFYTDNNITVDKIPQASRKEVFDFVVSELKANIDLLPGTKGGEFYGRFNKWAGYTLLAKVYLNAGVLTGTPKWEECLASCNVVNGGGFSLHPALSDASSPLGNKYYELFGDVNPQDETILSIYTTVDVVGRNIFTVRSLIGPHANALFGYSGWNGSVVPKDFYLKYDDKDIRKKQFLLGPQPGNVNYTLDIASLDNPGAGAQEGVRNVKFYPAGSMNGGGASNDFPIYRYADVMLMTAECNVRLGNPGAAKPLVDAIRTRAGLAALASNPTLDDIFDERGRELNWEGHRREDMIRFDKFLLPNEFRGASEEYRKIFPIPTSALNANPGLKQNPGY, translated from the coding sequence ATGAAATTAAAAAATATATTTATAGCAGGAAGCATCTGTTTCTTTGCTCTTACAGCTTGCACTGATCTTGATGAAAATGTGTATGACAAATATCCTGCTTCAGATTTTTATGGATCTCCTCAAGGAGCAGATATCGCTTTAGCTGGTGTATACGGACAAATTCCTGGTAACTGGAATGGAGTTGGTTATGCCGGCGCAGATTTGGGTTGGTACGACTTAAACTCAATGTGTGTCGATGATCAGGTTATTCCTCATAGAAATACAGGTGACTGGTCTACTGAATTTGCAATTTTATTTAAACACCAGTGGCTGCCAACAGACGAAGTAGTTAGAAATACTTGGAACTGGTTATATGTATCCGTTTTCAATGCAAACCTTGCAATAAAACTATTGGAAGACTCTAAAGCTGATGCATCAAAAATTGCTGAAGCAAAAGTTTTAAGAGCTTTTTTCTATTATTTATTAATTGATGATTTTGGAAATGTGCCATTTTACACAGACAACAATATTACTGTTGATAAAATACCACAAGCAAGTCGTAAAGAAGTATTTGATTTCGTAGTTTCTGAATTAAAGGCAAATATTGATTTATTACCTGGTACTAAGGGTGGAGAATTTTACGGCAGATTCAACAAATGGGCTGGGTATACTTTGCTAGCTAAAGTATACCTGAATGCAGGCGTTTTAACTGGAACTCCAAAATGGGAAGAATGTTTAGCCTCTTGTAATGTTGTAAATGGCGGAGGGTTTTCATTACATCCTGCTCTTTCAGATGCTTCAAGTCCATTAGGAAATAAATACTATGAATTGTTTGGAGATGTTAATCCGCAAGATGAGACCATTTTATCTATTTATACTACCGTAGATGTTGTAGGCCGTAATATTTTTACTGTACGCAGCTTAATTGGACCACATGCTAATGCTCTATTTGGTTACAGTGGTTGGAACGGATCTGTTGTCCCAAAAGATTTTTACCTAAAGTATGACGATAAAGATATTCGTAAAAAACAATTTCTGTTAGGACCTCAACCAGGTAACGTAAATTATACACTAGACATAGCTTCATTAGATAATCCGGGAGCAGGTGCTCAAGAAGGTGTTAGAAATGTTAAATTTTATCCTGCAGGTTCAATGAACGGTGGCGGAGCTTCAAATGATTTTCCAATTTACAGATATGCCGATGTTATGTTAATGACAGCTGAATGTAATGTTCGTTTGGGGAATCCTGGAGCAGCGAAACCTTTAGTTGATGCTATTAGAACTCGTGCTGGTCTTGCTGCTTTAGCTTCAAACCCAACTCTTGATGATATTTTTGATGAAAGAGGACGTGAATTAAATTGGGAAGGACATCGTAGAGAAGACATGATTCGTTTTGATAAATTTTTGTTGCCAAATGAATTCAGAGGCGCTTCAGAAGAATATAGAAAAATATTCCCTATCCCAACTTCAGCTTTAAATGCAAATCCAGGACTTAAACAAAATCCAGGTTACTAA
- a CDS encoding TonB-dependent receptor, which produces MKLTTLLILVAMFNIKASTYAQKTKVTLELNNSTIEKVIETIEQKTDFRFIYKMSDVDLDRTVSISVKEQSIYTVLDKIFKGTPTEFKIRDTQIILKKPEFKSQNIQDEKETISGIITDENGAPLPGASIIEEGTKNSVVTDFDGKFKFTVESSSSIIVVSFVGYKTKKVPAGNGVLNIQLEPDATNLQEVVLVGYGSVSKKDVTGAVSSIAAKDMNQGPIVNPLQLISGKAAGVNINQIGSEPGSGPSVRIRGVSSLIGGSDPLVVVDGIQGNLDLLNSIPPTEIASIDILKDASATAIYGSRGAPGVIIVTTKTNKSGKTTFEYVGSSSIDFIPKKLDFLNADQWWAAAQSVGVPASANHGANTDWYGILTQTGFTQTHTLSFGGGSDKFSYHGSLSAILQDGVVINSSNKKYIARLQATQKALDDKLTLNYTLTNGISNTQSSVQSIGRVNQVSNLISQAYQMRPTDPVFQADGTTYYTDPNLFQYLNPYAAQQEITNEGKYDNLFGSLKADLDIVDGLQAGWFGSWRKANNSIGFYNPAKSTDANAINQKGFGNINNTRQEEKLMDISLNYKKTFGVHSINALGLYEWQYQSKQENYSQVRGFVNDLATYNNLQLGDISKALPGDIKSSKNDRTLVSFLGRVNYSLLDRYLVTASIRRDGSSVFGENNKWGNFPSASVAWQIAKESFMANQSVVNDLKLRVGYGVTGNQQGLQPQGSISLVGPAGTTYFGGSQISNYKITQNANPDLKWETKKQTNIGLDFGLINNRLRGTVDLYTATTDNLLFNYTVSLPPYQYEQIQANIGSLRNEGVEFALAYDVISNENTTLTLAGNVSFMRNEVLKLNGEINGVPLKTNYIDWGAPNSYLIEGQPIGTFNILQHEGKNAANAETVVDQNGDGNFDQSNTSADRVMQGSALPTYTFAFNPTLRYKKFDASFLVRGSGGNKIYNTVNQRSSYMENIGKSNVLESAVDLGIFTSQYSSNLWLEDGSFVRLENVTAGYNFSFKDRFIESIRLSLTGNNLFLITKYSGIDPEINLSGSGDVNDYFGGDRGIYPRTRSISFGVNVKFK; this is translated from the coding sequence TTGAAATTAACTACACTACTTATTTTGGTCGCCATGTTTAATATCAAAGCAAGTACTTATGCTCAAAAAACAAAAGTTACCCTTGAATTAAACAATTCAACAATCGAAAAGGTTATTGAGACCATTGAGCAAAAAACAGATTTTAGATTTATTTACAAAATGAGTGATGTCGACTTAGATCGAACGGTTTCTATTTCTGTAAAAGAACAATCGATTTATACTGTTTTAGATAAAATTTTTAAAGGAACCCCAACCGAATTTAAAATTCGAGACACACAGATTATCCTTAAAAAACCAGAATTTAAATCGCAAAATATTCAAGATGAAAAAGAAACTATTTCTGGAATTATTACCGACGAAAATGGTGCTCCGCTTCCTGGAGCTTCTATCATCGAAGAAGGCACAAAAAATAGTGTGGTAACCGATTTTGATGGTAAATTTAAATTTACTGTCGAAAGCAGTTCATCTATTATCGTAGTAAGTTTTGTAGGGTATAAAACTAAAAAAGTTCCTGCTGGAAATGGCGTTTTAAATATTCAATTGGAACCAGATGCTACCAACTTACAAGAGGTTGTTTTAGTGGGTTACGGTTCTGTTTCTAAAAAGGATGTAACGGGTGCCGTTTCTTCTATTGCTGCAAAAGACATGAATCAAGGTCCAATAGTAAATCCGCTGCAATTAATTTCTGGAAAAGCGGCAGGTGTAAATATTAACCAGATTGGAAGTGAACCAGGCTCTGGACCAAGTGTACGTATTCGTGGAGTAAGTTCTTTAATTGGCGGAAGCGACCCTTTGGTGGTAGTAGATGGAATTCAGGGAAACTTAGATTTATTAAATTCTATACCTCCAACTGAAATTGCGTCTATTGATATTTTGAAAGATGCTTCGGCAACTGCCATTTATGGATCTAGAGGAGCGCCGGGAGTTATCATTGTAACTACTAAAACCAACAAATCAGGAAAAACAACTTTTGAATATGTAGGTTCTTCTTCTATCGATTTTATTCCAAAAAAATTGGATTTCCTAAATGCTGACCAATGGTGGGCGGCAGCGCAAAGTGTGGGAGTTCCGGCATCTGCAAATCACGGCGCAAACACAGATTGGTACGGAATTTTAACACAAACAGGATTTACACAAACTCATACACTTTCGTTTGGTGGAGGCAGTGATAAATTTAGTTACCACGGGTCTCTGAGTGCTATTTTGCAAGATGGTGTTGTAATTAACTCTAGTAATAAAAAATATATTGCAAGATTACAAGCGACTCAAAAAGCATTGGATGATAAATTGACTCTAAATTATACTTTAACTAACGGAATTAGCAATACTCAAAGTAGCGTACAAAGTATTGGTAGAGTAAATCAGGTTTCGAATTTAATTTCTCAAGCTTATCAAATGCGTCCGACTGATCCTGTGTTTCAAGCAGACGGAACAACTTATTATACAGATCCTAACTTATTTCAATATTTGAATCCTTATGCGGCTCAACAAGAAATTACAAACGAGGGAAAATATGATAATTTATTTGGAAGCCTTAAAGCAGATTTAGATATCGTTGATGGTTTGCAGGCAGGTTGGTTTGGAAGCTGGAGAAAAGCTAATAATTCAATTGGTTTTTATAATCCGGCAAAATCTACAGATGCAAACGCAATTAACCAAAAAGGTTTTGGAAACATTAATAATACTCGCCAAGAAGAGAAGTTAATGGATATTAGTTTGAATTACAAAAAAACATTTGGTGTTCACTCAATCAATGCCTTAGGTCTTTACGAATGGCAATACCAAAGCAAGCAAGAAAATTATTCTCAAGTAAGAGGTTTTGTTAATGATTTAGCAACTTACAATAACCTTCAATTAGGTGATATTAGTAAAGCTCTGCCTGGAGATATTAAATCCTCTAAAAATGACAGAACTCTAGTTTCTTTTTTAGGAAGAGTAAATTATTCTTTATTAGACCGTTATTTGGTTACAGCAAGTATCAGACGTGATGGATCTTCTGTGTTTGGAGAAAACAATAAATGGGGTAATTTCCCATCTGCTTCAGTCGCTTGGCAAATTGCAAAAGAATCGTTTATGGCTAATCAATCTGTGGTCAATGATTTGAAATTACGTGTAGGTTATGGCGTTACTGGTAATCAGCAAGGTTTACAGCCTCAAGGATCAATTTCTTTAGTAGGTCCTGCAGGAACTACTTATTTTGGAGGTTCTCAGATTTCAAATTACAAAATTACTCAAAATGCTAATCCTGATTTGAAATGGGAAACTAAAAAACAAACTAATATTGGTCTTGATTTTGGCTTAATTAATAACAGATTGAGAGGTACAGTTGACTTATATACTGCTACAACTGACAATTTATTATTCAATTATACCGTTTCTCTGCCGCCTTACCAATACGAACAAATTCAAGCCAATATTGGTAGTCTAAGAAATGAAGGTGTCGAGTTTGCTTTAGCATATGATGTAATTAGCAATGAAAATACAACTTTAACTTTGGCTGGAAATGTATCTTTTATGCGTAATGAGGTTCTTAAGTTAAACGGAGAAATTAATGGTGTACCATTGAAAACAAACTATATAGATTGGGGTGCGCCAAATTCTTACTTAATAGAAGGACAGCCAATTGGTACATTTAACATTTTACAACACGAAGGAAAAAATGCTGCTAACGCTGAAACAGTTGTAGATCAAAATGGTGACGGAAATTTCGATCAAAGTAATACGAGTGCAGATCGTGTAATGCAAGGTTCAGCTTTACCAACTTATACTTTTGCTTTCAATCCAACTTTGAGATATAAAAAGTTTGACGCTTCTTTCTTAGTAAGAGGTTCTGGAGGAAATAAAATTTACAATACAGTAAATCAACGTTCAAGCTATATGGAAAACATTGGAAAAAGTAATGTTTTAGAAAGCGCTGTTGACTTAGGCATTTTCACCTCTCAATATTCCTCAAATTTATGGTTAGAAGACGGTTCTTTTGTTCGTTTAGAAAACGTTACAGCAGGATACAATTTTAGTTTTAAAGATCGATTTATAGAGTCAATTAGACTTTCTCTTACTGGAAACAACCTATTCCTTATCACAAAATATTCAGGTATTGATCCTGAAATTAACTTAAGTGGTAGCGGTGACGTAAATGATTATTTTGGAGGTGATAGAGGAATTTATCCTCGTACCAGAAGCATTTCGTTTGGTGTAAATGTTAAATTTAAATAG